From a single Nostoc sp. MS1 genomic region:
- a CDS encoding response regulator: protein MLPEQQQRILGYFIEEARDHLNTIEQGLLNLESTLNDPEMINEVFRAAHSIKGGAAMLGLTSIQNTSHRLEDCFKVLKENPIQVDQKLESLFLGVSDTLKALLEQLSGPFGLSEEVANTLMSETEPVFQWLHEHLELLVQKGTSGGASEVATQPSPTDSVGTLTEIFFRQDAVHTAGEAHRTAPAVATQTVSTADQWGEFQAQVLQTLREMLQLFKQPATPASRQSLQDCCNQLVKIGKTWNLPNWCNLSKAAANAIANQENTYLTLAKIVITEIKQAQELVLQGRESEITISHRLEALWGFPEMPLLEVAQNLLGDVPTAISQSFIELLPPEPKTTITHNESNEPVIEPPTDSVTSLTEISQQLEPENVTAENTATDNIFLDSEDHTPHSTNKIHTHGPEVGLAELNTLADLFEGETPELDDTWQQEEIINLTDTNNLEVDNSETKSEGIDNDIADFLSLNDDSEETQSTTNNSEDLSLLFGDNLLDKDNLESQDLFKAPITAEEILQEAKENTIKSSEEDDFIDELLELSSNKDSSSVVESVTNIDDLFLETDINVDGLKETKLSNNPETNLSTPLEESSLTNLFSDLGEGSLLPTDESELSDLFDLSSSPAISGVTKTEDDLDNFWDSEAEIEPGQILESVLEQDIAQALEASLFAAATSSDLFAETPHSTLPIGENLHTEDLDITFLQEEEQLDLIFSEQTGDDLFGELTADNSIIDPNIDLLASEQLSTPETHSFSQQPEVLDFTPEFTTQIQELAPAELEVDLFQEINSEATAPESSAILENHDLFATADTVDLLSSPTVEESSELDLLITDNDLSGLTDELTAITFEQTDDSGRIETVIEFVAPTIEESSELDLGDDLLITDSNLSELTGEQTDDLGILETLSPPIVETTDELVLGDDLLIIDSENPELTDDLTNITFDQIDHSVSLETISSQESSELGFITDDLSDLTSALTNITVEMTDVSGSLETLSLQESSELELGDDLFNIDAVLSNITVEQTDVSGSLETPLVQESSEIELGDDLFKLDAGLSDITVEQPDVSDSLETPLVQESSEIELGDDLFNLDADLSDITVELTDVSDSLETLSIQESSEIELGGDLFKIDAGLSNITVEQKDVSGSLEALSAQESSEIELGDDLFNIDAVLSNITVEQTDVSDSLETPLVQESSEIELGDDLFNLDAGLSDLTLDESITETHGLTDVGVEDISISESNGLELITTSNSLETIDSENADEFADLSALLGDVSSLSETVAKAEENVILTNAETHIQDEFADLEALLDRESTLSNENDAIAIDDFAVLEALLSTDNAEELNESQPALAKVIPITPNVPPAAPELRDEFSDLEKLLAEADQSISHSSSVKQTVGKTQRGSNRRTARFEETMKVPVKQLDEMSNLVGELVVNRNTLEQDHERLRQSLDNLLIQVQQLSDVGARMQELYERSLLEASLLASRKTTEVTYQEPDANSDRGFSELEMDRFTPFHTLSQEMIELIVRVRESASDIDFVTEETERVARQFRQVTTQLQEGLTRARMVPFSQTIDRLRRGVRDNAIKFGKQVELVIEGGDTLIDKMILDHLNDPLTHMLNNAIAHGIETPEIRQAANKPPVGTITIRAFHQGNQTVISVGDDGAGIDTERIKTKAVKLGMMTPAQAQAMSRMEVYDLLFQAGFSTKDEADEIAGRGVGMDVVRSEISEIRGIVNTDSTLGRGTTFTIRLPLTLSICKALCCVSDKARIAFPMDGVEDTLDIPAKNVQHSADGQSFISWRDTVLPFRPLKDLLTFNRQLSRGSVYGGTRDDDMISVVVVRSGNTLIALQIDLVLSEQEIVIKQFEAPAPKPIGVAGATVLGDGRIMPIADVLEIIDIFQGRMSKHSGNTPWQHATPPTAVEAQVEKIDPTVLIVDDSITVRELLSLTFNKAGYRVEQARDGQEAWDKLRSGLPCDIVFCDIEMPRCDGLELLSRIQKDSNLNHLPIAMLTSRGADKHRQMAIQLGASGYFTKPYLEEALLEAAVRMLKGEKLVGHGNS, encoded by the coding sequence ATGCTGCCCGAACAACAACAGAGGATTTTAGGCTACTTTATCGAAGAGGCGAGGGATCACCTGAATACAATCGAACAGGGATTGCTCAATCTTGAGAGTACCTTGAACGACCCGGAAATGATCAACGAAGTTTTCCGGGCTGCTCACTCCATTAAAGGGGGTGCAGCAATGCTTGGCTTAACCAGCATTCAGAACACCTCCCACCGTTTGGAGGATTGTTTTAAAGTTCTTAAAGAGAATCCAATTCAGGTTGACCAAAAATTAGAGTCCCTATTTCTTGGTGTTTCTGATACTCTTAAGGCTTTGTTAGAACAGTTAAGTGGGCCATTTGGTTTATCCGAAGAAGTGGCGAACACTTTGATGTCGGAAACAGAACCGGTTTTCCAATGGTTACATGAGCATTTAGAATTATTGGTGCAGAAAGGTACATCTGGCGGAGCTAGTGAAGTCGCCACCCAGCCAAGCCCAACAGATAGTGTGGGTACACTGACAGAAATCTTCTTCCGTCAAGATGCTGTACATACAGCAGGCGAAGCCCACAGAACAGCTCCAGCAGTGGCAACACAAACAGTAAGTACAGCCGATCAATGGGGTGAATTTCAAGCCCAGGTGCTACAAACACTTAGGGAAATGTTGCAATTATTTAAGCAACCAGCCACACCAGCTTCTAGGCAAAGTCTTCAAGACTGTTGTAATCAGTTAGTCAAAATTGGCAAGACATGGAATTTACCCAATTGGTGTAATTTATCTAAAGCCGCAGCTAATGCGATCGCTAATCAAGAAAATACTTATCTTACTTTAGCTAAAATTGTCATTACAGAAATTAAGCAAGCTCAAGAATTAGTTCTGCAAGGTAGGGAATCCGAAATCACCATCAGTCATCGATTAGAAGCACTTTGGGGTTTCCCAGAAATGCCATTGTTAGAAGTGGCGCAAAATCTACTTGGTGATGTTCCCACGGCTATTAGTCAATCATTTATCGAACTACTCCCCCCCGAACCAAAAACTACTATTACTCATAATGAAAGTAACGAGCCTGTTATTGAGCCACCAACAGATAGCGTCACTAGTCTAACCGAAATATCTCAGCAACTTGAGCCGGAAAATGTCACCGCAGAAAACACGGCAACTGACAATATTTTCTTGGATAGCGAAGACCATACACCACATAGCACTAACAAAATTCATACCCACGGCCCAGAAGTAGGATTAGCTGAGTTAAATACTCTTGCTGATTTATTTGAAGGTGAAACACCAGAGCTAGACGACACATGGCAACAAGAGGAAATTATTAACCTCACAGACACTAACAATTTAGAAGTAGATAATAGTGAAACTAAATCTGAGGGAATTGATAATGATATAGCTGATTTTCTCTCGCTTAATGATGATAGTGAAGAGACTCAAAGCACTACAAATAATTCAGAAGATTTAAGTTTATTATTTGGTGATAACTTATTAGATAAGGATAATTTAGAATCACAAGATTTATTTAAAGCACCAATTACTGCTGAAGAAATATTACAAGAAGCTAAAGAGAACACTATAAAATCCTCAGAAGAAGATGATTTTATAGATGAGTTATTAGAATTATCATCTAATAAAGATAGTTCATCTGTCGTAGAATCAGTGACTAATATTGATGATTTATTCTTAGAAACAGATATAAATGTAGATGGTTTAAAAGAAACAAAATTATCAAATAATCCAGAAACTAATCTATCAACACCATTAGAAGAATCATCATTAACTAATTTATTTAGTGATTTGGGTGAAGGTTCTCTACTACCTACAGACGAATCGGAATTGAGTGATTTATTTGATTTGTCATCATCACCAGCAATATCAGGAGTTACAAAAACAGAAGATGATTTAGATAACTTCTGGGATTCAGAAGCAGAGATTGAACCAGGGCAAATATTAGAATCTGTATTAGAGCAAGATATAGCTCAGGCTTTAGAAGCAAGTTTGTTTGCGGCTGCAACTTCAAGCGATCTCTTTGCGGAAACTCCACATTCTACATTGCCAATAGGAGAAAATCTTCACACAGAAGATTTAGATATAACTTTCCTACAGGAAGAAGAACAGTTAGATTTAATATTCTCAGAGCAGACTGGGGATGATTTGTTTGGCGAACTAACAGCCGATAATTCTATTATTGATCCGAATATTGATCTGCTGGCAAGTGAACAACTTTCAACGCCAGAAACTCATAGTTTTTCTCAACAACCAGAAGTATTAGATTTTACTCCTGAATTTACTACCCAAATTCAAGAATTAGCTCCTGCTGAATTAGAAGTTGATTTATTCCAAGAAATCAATAGTGAGGCTACAGCACCAGAAAGTTCAGCAATTTTAGAGAATCATGATTTATTTGCAACTGCTGATACTGTAGATTTACTATCATCGCCAACAGTTGAAGAAAGCAGTGAACTAGATTTATTGATTACTGATAATGATTTATCAGGGTTAACTGACGAACTTACAGCCATCACTTTTGAACAGACAGATGATTCTGGTAGGATAGAAACAGTTATCGAATTTGTTGCGCCAACAATAGAAGAAAGCAGTGAGCTAGATTTAGGTGATGATTTACTGATTACTGATAGTAATTTATCAGAGTTAACGGGCGAACAGACAGATGATTTGGGTATTCTAGAAACCCTTTCACCACCAATAGTTGAAACAACGGATGAACTAGTTTTAGGTGATGATTTATTAATTATAGATTCTGAGAATCCAGAATTAACTGACGACCTAACGAATATTACTTTTGACCAAATAGATCATTCCGTTAGCTTAGAAACGATTTCGTCTCAAGAAAGCAGCGAGCTTGGGTTCATTACCGATGATTTATCAGATTTAACTAGTGCCTTAACAAATATTACTGTTGAGATGACAGATGTTTCTGGTAGTTTAGAAACGCTTTCATTACAAGAAAGCAGCGAACTTGAGTTAGGCGATGATTTATTCAACATTGATGCTGTTTTATCAAATATTACTGTTGAGCAGACAGATGTTTCTGGTAGTTTAGAAACGCCTTTAGTACAAGAGAGTAGCGAAATTGAGTTAGGTGATGATTTATTTAAACTTGATGCAGGTTTATCAGATATTACTGTTGAGCAGCCAGATGTTTCCGATAGTTTAGAAACGCCTTTAGTACAAGAGAGTAGCGAAATTGAGTTAGGTGATGATTTATTTAACCTTGATGCTGATTTATCAGATATTACTGTTGAGCTGACAGATGTTTCCGATAGTTTAGAAACGCTTTCAATACAAGAGAGTAGCGAAATTGAGTTAGGCGGTGATTTATTCAAGATTGATGCAGGTTTATCAAATATTACTGTTGAGCAAAAAGATGTTTCTGGTAGTCTAGAAGCGCTTTCAGCACAAGAGAGTAGCGAAATTGAGTTAGGCGATGATTTATTCAACATTGATGCTGTTTTATCAAATATTACTGTTGAGCAGACAGATGTTTCCGATAGTTTAGAAACGCCTTTAGTACAAGAGAGTAGCGAAATTGAGTTAGGTGATGATTTATTCAACCTTGATGCTGGTTTATCAGATTTAACTTTAGATGAGTCCATCACGGAAACTCATGGTTTAACAGATGTCGGGGTTGAGGATATATCTATCTCAGAATCTAACGGACTGGAGTTAATTACAACTAGCAACAGTCTAGAAACCATCGATTCTGAAAACGCAGATGAATTTGCTGATTTATCAGCGCTTTTGGGGGATGTAAGTTCTTTATCGGAAACTGTAGCTAAGGCTGAGGAAAATGTAATCCTAACTAACGCCGAGACTCACATCCAAGATGAATTTGCTGATTTAGAAGCATTATTAGACAGAGAATCTACACTTAGTAACGAAAATGATGCTATAGCAATAGATGATTTTGCTGTCTTAGAAGCGTTGTTGAGTACAGACAATGCAGAAGAACTAAATGAATCGCAGCCAGCTTTAGCCAAAGTTATACCAATTACGCCTAATGTTCCTCCTGCTGCACCGGAATTAAGAGATGAATTTAGTGATCTGGAGAAACTGTTAGCAGAAGCAGACCAAAGTATTTCTCATTCATCATCAGTTAAACAAACTGTAGGTAAAACTCAACGTGGTTCTAATCGGCGGACTGCAAGATTTGAAGAAACGATGAAAGTGCCGGTGAAGCAGTTAGATGAAATGAGCAATTTGGTGGGTGAGTTAGTGGTTAACCGCAACACCTTAGAACAGGATCATGAACGGTTGCGACAATCATTAGATAACTTGCTGATTCAGGTACAACAACTCTCTGATGTAGGCGCAAGGATGCAGGAGTTGTATGAACGATCGCTTTTAGAAGCTTCTTTGTTAGCCAGTCGGAAAACTACAGAAGTTACTTACCAAGAACCAGACGCAAATAGCGATCGCGGTTTTAGTGAACTAGAAATGGATCGCTTCACTCCCTTCCACACGCTTTCCCAGGAAATGATTGAACTCATTGTCAGGGTGCGGGAGTCAGCAAGTGACATCGACTTCGTTACCGAAGAAACTGAGCGAGTCGCCAGACAATTCCGCCAAGTCACTACCCAACTACAAGAGGGACTAACACGCGCCCGCATGGTTCCATTCTCCCAGACAATTGACCGCTTGCGCCGTGGGGTACGAGATAATGCAATCAAGTTTGGTAAACAGGTGGAATTAGTTATCGAAGGTGGGGATACTTTAATCGACAAGATGATTTTGGATCATCTCAATGACCCACTGACGCATATGTTAAATAATGCGATCGCTCACGGTATTGAAACCCCAGAAATCAGGCAAGCTGCCAATAAACCACCAGTGGGAACCATTACTATCCGCGCTTTCCACCAAGGGAACCAAACTGTAATTTCTGTGGGTGATGATGGTGCGGGGATTGATACAGAACGCATCAAAACTAAAGCTGTGAAACTGGGAATGATGACACCAGCACAGGCGCAAGCTATGTCCCGCATGGAAGTCTATGATTTATTATTCCAAGCTGGTTTTAGTACCAAAGACGAAGCCGACGAAATCGCTGGTCGGGGTGTGGGTATGGATGTGGTGCGGTCGGAAATTAGCGAAATTCGGGGTATTGTCAATACAGATTCCACTTTGGGCAGGGGAACTACCTTTACAATTCGTCTACCACTGACACTAAGCATTTGTAAGGCTTTATGCTGCGTCTCCGATAAAGCACGGATTGCCTTCCCGATGGATGGTGTTGAAGATACTTTAGATATCCCAGCGAAAAACGTTCAACATAGTGCTGATGGACAGTCATTCATTTCTTGGCGCGATACGGTTTTACCATTCCGACCTTTGAAAGACTTGTTAACCTTCAATCGTCAACTTAGTCGCGGTAGTGTCTACGGCGGTACAAGAGATGATGATATGATTTCCGTGGTTGTGGTGCGATCGGGTAATACTTTAATCGCCCTGCAAATTGACCTAGTACTAAGTGAACAAGAAATTGTTATTAAACAATTTGAAGCCCCAGCACCTAAACCAATAGGTGTGGCAGGTGCTACAGTCTTGGGTGATGGTCGTATCATGCCAATTGCCGATGTACTGGAAATTATCGATATCTTCCAAGGGCGGATGTCCAAGCACAGTGGTAACACGCCTTGGCAACACGCAACACCACCTACTGCGGTAGAAGCCCAGGTTGAGAAGATTGACCCGACTGTCTTGATTGTGGATGACTCCATCACCGTTCGAGAGTTGTTATCACTCACCTTTAACAAAGCTGGTTATCGCGTTGAACAAGCTCGTGATGGTCAGGAAGCTTGGGATAAACTCCGCTCTGGTCTACCTTGTGATATCGTCTTCTGCGATATTGAAATGCCCCGTTGTGACGGGCTGGAGTTACTCTCACGCATTCAAAAAGATTCCAACCTCAACCACTTACCGATTGCTATGCTTACCTCAAGGGGCGCGGATAAACACAGACAAATGGCTATTCAACTAGGTGCTAGTGGTTACTTTACTAAGCCTTACTTAGAAGAAGCTTTGTTAGAAGCCGCAGTGCGGATGTTGAAGGGAGAGAAATTAGTAGGTCACGGTAACAGTTAA
- a CDS encoding methyl-accepting chemotaxis protein, translating into MAASIDQYLEKYQQASTAYAEHKYDVAASLVDQVVQNVPDEPNFHLLRGHIYYVLKQFDVATAEYEKVMELTNDFEIIGMAQNGLDNISQYQQLAEQGFDVDSSDSIDLGAFALKEPEASELEDLGAIGDFDNNSLDLLSLEESGDSTDDLSLDNPFETPIDSISFEKNTESLESIQSFSDNPFALDIEQKEENLDSQEGQKDLDLPLFWQEDSVDSTSLDSQSDSSSKNSSNLESPFAEFDTTNSFIGQASVTEFLMENSQQSTETRKEESKNGVIPLENLSDENLDNIAHPDSSNWLQEIASQEEVLESPASSNSGFILKSPSPNTIKEEINNFDVDEGFDFEAFESAFGSESVSIDEETSAVFSKENSKSNIEFLDDFDEFDDLGNIPGFDLSEADSSFSDVMLSSSGDVNSPPRSKTTETPNDTSERDEELFTITGSQEAVPIFSQSDVPKVEANVSVEQGWLAPLENASLDKKPWLVAGTVGVFSALMVAVVSFGATNVAPPEQRESVRNTGWAMSLAAGLTGFATAAFMGNMTLKQIRRTTKDLQAQFDAVRQGSLNVQATVFSEDELGQLAAGFNEMARVIFTTTNEAQRKADEQEEAKENLQRQVIRLLDDVEGAARGDLTVQAEVTADVLGAVADAFNLTIQNLRDIVQQVKVAAKEVTKGATNSETFARALSSDALRQAEELGVTLNSVQVMTDSIQRVAEAAREAEKVARDASTIALKGGEAVENTVAGILEIRETVAETTRKVKRLAESSQEISKIVALISQIASRTNLLALNASIEAARAGEAGRGFAIVADEVRQLADKSAKSLKEIEQIVMQIQSETGSVMTAMEEGTQQVIKGTKLAEEAKRSLENIIQVANRIDSLVRSITSDTVEQTETSRAVAQVMQSVELTAQETSQEAQRVSGALQNLVGVSRDLISSVERFRVETMETR; encoded by the coding sequence ATGGCAGCAAGTATAGACCAATACCTTGAGAAATATCAGCAGGCTAGTACAGCCTACGCGGAACATAAATATGATGTTGCCGCTAGTTTAGTTGATCAGGTCGTGCAGAATGTACCAGATGAGCCAAATTTTCATCTATTACGGGGCCACATCTATTATGTTTTGAAGCAATTCGATGTAGCAACGGCAGAATATGAAAAAGTCATGGAGTTGACCAATGATTTTGAAATCATTGGTATGGCTCAAAATGGTCTAGACAATATTAGCCAATATCAGCAGCTGGCTGAACAAGGCTTTGATGTTGATAGTAGTGACTCAATAGATTTGGGTGCATTTGCTCTTAAAGAGCCTGAAGCATCAGAGTTAGAGGATTTAGGAGCAATTGGCGATTTTGATAATAACAGTTTAGATTTGCTCTCTTTAGAAGAATCTGGAGACAGCACAGATGATTTATCTTTAGACAATCCCTTTGAAACACCTATAGATAGCATTTCTTTTGAAAAAAACACTGAATCTTTAGAATCTATACAAAGTTTTAGTGATAATCCTTTTGCTTTAGATATTGAGCAGAAAGAAGAAAATTTAGATAGTCAGGAAGGGCAAAAAGACTTAGATTTGCCTCTCTTTTGGCAAGAAGATAGTGTTGATAGTACGTCTTTAGACAGTCAATCAGACTCATCAAGCAAAAACTCAAGTAATCTCGAATCACCTTTTGCTGAATTTGACACAACCAATAGTTTTATTGGTCAGGCTTCCGTCACTGAGTTCCTTATGGAAAACAGTCAACAAAGCACTGAAACCAGAAAAGAAGAATCTAAGAATGGCGTAATACCTTTAGAAAATTTATCAGATGAAAATTTAGATAATATTGCTCATCCCGACTCAAGTAATTGGTTACAAGAAATAGCCTCTCAAGAGGAAGTTTTAGAATCACCAGCATCATCTAATAGTGGCTTCATTTTGAAATCACCATCTCCTAATACGATAAAAGAGGAGATAAACAACTTTGATGTTGATGAAGGTTTTGATTTTGAAGCCTTTGAATCGGCTTTTGGGTCAGAAAGCGTATCAATTGATGAAGAGACAAGCGCCGTCTTCAGTAAAGAAAATTCTAAAAGTAATATAGAGTTTTTAGACGACTTTGATGAATTTGACGATTTAGGTAACATTCCTGGGTTTGATTTGTCGGAAGCCGATTCCAGCTTCAGTGATGTAATGCTTTCCAGTTCTGGGGATGTTAATAGCCCTCCTCGTAGCAAAACCACAGAAACTCCAAACGATACTTCAGAGCGCGACGAAGAACTATTTACTATTACTGGCTCTCAAGAAGCAGTACCCATCTTCAGCCAATCAGATGTTCCCAAGGTAGAAGCTAATGTCAGTGTTGAGCAAGGTTGGTTAGCACCATTAGAAAATGCTTCTCTAGACAAAAAACCTTGGTTAGTAGCTGGTACTGTCGGCGTGTTCTCCGCTTTGATGGTAGCCGTAGTTAGCTTTGGTGCGACTAACGTTGCTCCACCAGAACAACGGGAGTCTGTACGTAACACAGGCTGGGCGATGTCATTAGCAGCCGGGCTAACAGGTTTTGCTACAGCCGCCTTTATGGGGAACATGACTCTCAAACAAATCCGCCGCACCACCAAGGATTTACAAGCGCAATTTGATGCTGTGCGTCAAGGTAGCTTAAATGTCCAAGCTACGGTGTTTTCTGAGGATGAATTGGGACAATTAGCGGCCGGCTTCAATGAAATGGCGCGGGTAATTTTTACTACCACTAATGAAGCTCAACGCAAGGCGGATGAGCAAGAAGAAGCTAAGGAAAACCTCCAACGTCAAGTAATTCGCCTGCTGGATGATGTGGAAGGCGCAGCTAGGGGTGATTTAACGGTGCAAGCTGAAGTGACAGCCGACGTACTCGGAGCCGTTGCTGATGCCTTTAACTTGACAATTCAAAACCTGCGGGACATTGTACAACAAGTAAAAGTGGCAGCCAAGGAAGTAACCAAAGGTGCTACCAATTCGGAAACCTTTGCTAGAGCCTTGTCAAGCGATGCGTTGCGCCAAGCTGAGGAGTTGGGAGTTACCTTAAATTCTGTGCAGGTAATGACTGATTCGATTCAACGGGTAGCAGAAGCAGCACGGGAAGCTGAGAAAGTGGCGCGTGATGCTAGTACGATCGCTCTCAAAGGTGGCGAAGCAGTAGAAAATACTGTGGCGGGTATTTTGGAAATTCGGGAAACTGTAGCCGAAACTACCCGCAAGGTGAAACGCCTCGCGGAATCCTCGCAGGAAATTTCTAAGATTGTCGCCTTGATTTCTCAGATTGCCTCGCGTACCAACTTACTGGCACTCAACGCCAGTATTGAGGCGGCAAGAGCGGGAGAGGCTGGACGCGGATTTGCGATCGTAGCTGATGAGGTTCGCCAGTTAGCGGATAAATCAGCCAAATCCTTAAAGGAAATTGAGCAAATCGTCATGCAAATCCAGAGTGAAACCGGCTCAGTAATGACCGCAATGGAAGAAGGTACACAACAGGTAATTAAAGGTACAAAGCTGGCGGAAGAAGCCAAGCGATCGCTGGAAAATATCATCCAGGTGGCAAACCGTATCGACAGTTTAGTCCGCTCAATTACCAGCGATACCGTAGAACAAACGGAAACATCCCGTGCTGTGGCTCAGGTAATGCAATCGGTGGAATTGACAGCTCAAGAAACTTCCCAGGAAGCACAACGAGTTTCCGGCGCACTGCAAAACCTCGTGGGTGTATCCCGCGATTTGATTTCTTCCGTAGAACGTTTCCGCGTGGAAACAATGGAAACAAGATAG
- a CDS encoding chemotaxis protein CheW has product MVSKPDFLNGSGQDQFRPEFQVESPEGELHLRFYIPSHQEFALPATGIREVMELSPDRITPIPNASPLLLGTLNLRGRVIWVADLGQFLGEVTPLNTDRAEIPVIAVQEQDTIVGLAVETVGGMDWLDVQNLMPPTNTPDTMAPFLRGEWLLETKNNQSLRLLDQTAILRSARWAG; this is encoded by the coding sequence ATGGTCAGCAAACCGGACTTTTTAAATGGCAGTGGTCAAGACCAATTCCGTCCCGAATTTCAAGTAGAAAGTCCCGAAGGTGAGTTACATTTACGGTTTTACATTCCCTCGCATCAGGAGTTTGCACTACCCGCAACTGGTATTCGAGAGGTGATGGAACTGAGTCCTGACAGAATCACCCCGATTCCTAATGCTTCTCCTTTACTTTTGGGTACTTTAAATCTACGCGGTCGAGTAATTTGGGTAGCCGATTTGGGTCAATTTTTAGGAGAAGTAACTCCGCTAAACACAGATAGGGCAGAAATTCCGGTGATTGCTGTGCAAGAGCAAGACACAATCGTCGGTTTAGCAGTAGAAACGGTCGGTGGAATGGATTGGCTTGATGTACAAAATCTCATGCCACCTACAAATACACCGGATACAATGGCTCCCTTTTTGCGAGGGGAGTGGTTATTAGAAACTAAAAACAACCAGTCTCTAAGACTACTTGACCAAACAGCAATTTTGCGGAGTGCGAGGTGGGCAGGATGA
- a CDS encoding response regulator transcription factor — translation MSTVLIVEDSLAQREMITDLLKASGLTVTHATDGLEALEAIKDEPPDLVVLDIVMPKMNGYEVCRRLKSDPKTQNVPVVMCSSKGEEFDRYWGMKQGADAYIAKPFQPTELVGTVKQLLRG, via the coding sequence ATGAGTACAGTTCTGATTGTGGAAGACAGTCTTGCACAGAGGGAGATGATTACAGACCTCCTGAAGGCTAGCGGCTTAACAGTCACTCACGCAACCGACGGATTAGAAGCACTAGAGGCGATTAAAGACGAACCTCCTGATCTAGTCGTTTTAGATATTGTCATGCCGAAAATGAACGGCTATGAAGTTTGTCGACGCTTGAAATCAGACCCGAAAACCCAAAATGTTCCTGTGGTGATGTGTTCTTCCAAAGGGGAAGAATTTGACCGCTATTGGGGGATGAAACAAGGCGCGGATGCTTACATAGCAAAACCATTTCAGCCTACTGAATTGGTAGGAACAGTCAAACAACTACTGCGAGGATAA
- a CDS encoding response regulator: MQGNLHEIDVRSILQLIELGQRTGQLLIEVPNLYSSNKADTDDAGETDDTGKYQQKYWLVFFLNGRIIYCQAGENLSRIDDYLHHHRIETNFDKQQLTGLGKHNPSEYEYLWLLLEENLISPKIAENIIYRLICETLFDLFNLQEGYFIFLGDSAIAPQLTSWEISPLVTQITQQLQGWNQLYPYIHSPYQLLVLADRVHLNSSLPEATITKLKQWADGKTTLRQLGRYLNRDILTVAKVIYPHVQQGWLKLTSPQTNQNIQITQGKNKAKILCINDTKSTCETIESILQAQGYEAMGYTLPEVIALSQPLEALSLIVQLQPNLILCDIITPELNDYEICAMLRQSQVFRYIPMIMLSSKDKFIDRIRTRMAGVTDYLIKPFNNDELLMLVKKYLRG; the protein is encoded by the coding sequence ATGCAGGGAAATTTACATGAAATCGACGTTCGCAGTATCCTGCAATTGATTGAATTAGGTCAGCGAACTGGGCAACTTTTGATTGAAGTTCCTAATTTATACAGCAGTAACAAAGCTGACACAGACGATGCAGGGGAGACTGATGATACTGGAAAATACCAACAAAAGTATTGGTTGGTCTTTTTTCTTAATGGTCGAATAATTTATTGCCAAGCTGGAGAAAATTTGTCACGGATTGATGATTATTTACATCATCATCGTATAGAAACAAATTTTGATAAGCAGCAACTAACTGGTTTAGGCAAACATAATCCTTCAGAATATGAATATCTTTGGCTATTGTTAGAGGAAAATCTGATCAGCCCGAAAATAGCCGAAAACATCATCTATCGGTTGATTTGTGAAACTTTATTTGATTTGTTCAATCTACAGGAAGGTTATTTTATTTTCCTTGGGGATAGTGCGATCGCACCTCAACTAACTAGCTGGGAGATTTCACCCCTAGTTACTCAAATTACCCAACAATTACAAGGTTGGAACCAGCTATATCCTTATATTCACTCCCCATATCAATTGCTAGTTTTAGCTGACAGAGTTCATTTAAACTCATCACTTCCAGAAGCCACAATCACTAAATTAAAACAATGGGCTGATGGAAAAACCACCTTACGACAATTAGGACGTTATCTCAACCGAGACATTTTGACAGTTGCCAAGGTCATCTATCCTCATGTACAGCAAGGATGGTTAAAACTAACTAGCCCACAAACAAATCAAAATATCCAAATAACACAAGGTAAAAACAAAGCAAAAATATTGTGTATTAACGATACAAAAAGCACTTGTGAAACCATAGAGTCTATTCTGCAAGCCCAAGGATATGAAGCGATGGGCTACACTCTCCCGGAAGTCATTGCTTTAAGCCAGCCCTTAGAAGCTCTGAGTCTAATTGTCCAACTCCAGCCAAATTTAATTTTATGTGACATTATCACACCAGAACTAAATGATTATGAAATTTGTGCCATGCTGCGCCAATCTCAAGTTTTTCGGTATATACCGATGATTATGTTGAGTAGTAAAGATAAATTTATAGATCGAATCAGAACTAGGATGGCAGGTGTCACCGACTATCTCATCAAACCTTTTAATAATGATGAATTACTCATGCTGGTAAAGAAATATCTCAGGGGTTAA